A region of the Methanobacterium sp. Maddingley MBC34 genome:
AAAACTTCTTGAATATTCAGAATGAGAATATTCAAAACTCCCAGAATCTCGATGAAAAATGTTTCTACCTCATTGCCAGGGTGGTAAGCACTTACACTGCTTTTGTAAAGGAGGAACCCATCCATCCGGTCGGGACCCGGTTCCCAGGTGGTTTCACCCTCCGACTGGTTGACGGTGTTTTCCTGTGTCCAGTGAAGGATAAACAGAAAGATACACCCAGTGCACTGTGTCGATTCTGCGTTTCAGTGCAGGATAAGAGTGTAAATTGAAATATAACCCTAATTTATCAAAATATTTTTATTCCTATTTTAATAAAAATAATAAAGTAACAATAATAACTGATTTTAGAAAAAAATGTTTTTCTAATATCATCCTGAAAATAGGAATAAAAAAATGAAAAAAGAATGAGAAATGATTAAAGAATAAAAAGTATATTTTTTAAATCGAATAAAGTGAATTTGTAAGCAATTCTGTTTTATTATATTAAAACCATTTTTAACAGCTTGGGAGTGAACAATATGGAACCCGCATCAGTAATCATTGTGGAAGATGAGAAAATAACTGCCATGGACCTGAAGCAAAAACTGATTAACCTTGGTTTCAAAGTTCCAGCCATTATTTCCAATGGGGAAGATGCAGTTAACACCGTGGCGGAACTAAGGCCAGATGTGGTGCTTATGGATATTGTACTCCAGGGGGAGATGGATGGAATCCAGGCCGCACAAAAAATAAGCTCCCTGGACATCCCGGTGGTATTCTTAACAGCTTATTCTGATGATAAGACCTTACAAAGGGCTAAATCTACCAATCCCTACGGCTACATCATCAAACCCTATCCTGATAAAGAACTACAGCTGGCACTTGAAACCACCATCCAAAAACACCAGGAATACAGGGATAAAGTTGAATTAATCCGTTATAAAGGCCTGGGTGAAGGAGTGCCTCTCACCAGTCATGATGAAGAGGTTTCATGGGAGGAACGTCCAAAGATACTTATTGTGGAAGATGAGATCATCACCGCCATGGATCTTGCAGCACAGCTGGGTGAAATGGGCTACTTGGTGATGGACACAGTGACCACAGGCCAGGAAGCCATCCAAAAAGCAGAGTTATTCCGCCCTGATTTGATATTGATGGATATCGTGCTAAGCGGAGAACTGGATGGTATTAATGTTGCCGAACACATCCAGGACCTGGACATACCAGTGGTTTACCTCAGTGCCTACACTGATGATTCCACAGTAGAAAGGGCCCTTAAAACATCCCCCTATGGTTATCTACCCAAACCATACCAGATTGATGAACTTTACAGTACTCTGGAAACTGCCCTGCAACAACACAAATCAGAGCTTGAAAGAATAGAAAAAATAGATCATAAGATCAGTGTTAAGGAAGGGGAGATGGTAATTGAAAAAACTGCGGTGTTTTTCATCAGTGCCATTATTCTTTCATTGATTGTTTACAGTCTGGCTACCCGAAGTATGACCTGGCTCATGTACCTTTTATTCATCCCCGCCATCTACAACCTGTTTATTGTCACCGTAAGTTTAAAGAAACCTTCACCTGCTTTAGGAGTGGAACTGCCCTTTATCAGCATTCTCATCCCCGCACACAATGAAGAGTTCACCATCGAGCGTTGCGTTCGGTCCCTGGCGGATTTAGACTATTATAAAGAGGGAAAACGTAACTATGAGATCATTGTGATTAACGATGGTTCATCTGACCAGACAGGTCCGGTTTTAAGTCCCCTTAAAAAGGAATTCGATTTTCTGCGTATTGTAACCCGCAAACCACCCCGTGCTGGTAGGGGTAAAGGATACGTCCTTAACGATGGTGTGAGAATATGCCAAGGTGATGTTATCGCTGTTTTTGATGCTGATGCCCGTTTAGAACCTGATTTTCTTAATAAAATCGTTCCGTACCTTGATGATGAGGATGTAGCAGGAGTACAGGCCAGGGTACGCATGTACAATGCTGACCGGAACCTGCTTACCAAGATGCAGGAGGTTGAGTTTTCTATTTTTGGTAATGTCATTCTCAGGGCAAGGGATGTAATGGACAAATCCGGTTTCCTGGGAGGTAATGGACAGTTAACCCGGAAAAAGTTCGTGGAAAATATAGAAGGATGGGATGGTTTTGCAGTTACCGAAGACCTTAACATGAGCATTAAACTAATACTGGATGGTCATAAAATACGTTTCTGTCCAGAAGCAGTGGTCTGGCAGGAAGCAGTGCCCCAGTGGAAGCCTTTCTTCCGTCAGAGAGTCAGGTGGGCTACAGGGAACCTTGAAACATTATTCGTGTACCTTGCACCCATTATAGACGCTAAAATACCACTCTACAAAAAAATAGATTCCATACAGTACTTGGTTTTCCTCCTGTTCACCGTGTTTGTGATGCTGGGATACATTGTGGCCATACTGAATTTAGGGAACATAGTACGCTTTGCAATGGAA
Encoded here:
- a CDS encoding hypothetical protein (PFAM: Uncharacterized protein conserved in archaea (DUF2115)), with product MVNKISEMNFNQEISKDKLFKVLKEEARSIHIQDIMRGSNFLKEDVKFMPPRERKDIIARFTKALFVRIKDIKDDHSHYSGYVDPDKLKNFLNIQNENIQNSQNLDEKCFYLIARVVSTYTAFVKEEPIHPVGTRFPGGFTLRLVDGVFLCPVKDKQKDTPSALCRFCVSVQDKSVN
- a CDS encoding glycosyl transferase (PFAM: Response regulator receiver domain; Glycosyl transferase family 2); protein product: MEPASVIIVEDEKITAMDLKQKLINLGFKVPAIISNGEDAVNTVAELRPDVVLMDIVLQGEMDGIQAAQKISSLDIPVVFLTAYSDDKTLQRAKSTNPYGYIIKPYPDKELQLALETTIQKHQEYRDKVELIRYKGLGEGVPLTSHDEEVSWEERPKILIVEDEIITAMDLAAQLGEMGYLVMDTVTTGQEAIQKAELFRPDLILMDIVLSGELDGINVAEHIQDLDIPVVYLSAYTDDSTVERALKTSPYGYLPKPYQIDELYSTLETALQQHKSELERIEKIDHKISVKEGEMVIEKTAVFFISAIILSLIVYSLATRSMTWLMYLLFIPAIYNLFIVTVSLKKPSPALGVELPFISILIPAHNEEFTIERCVRSLADLDYYKEGKRNYEIIVINDGSSDQTGPVLSPLKKEFDFLRIVTRKPPRAGRGKGYVLNDGVRICQGDVIAVFDADARLEPDFLNKIVPYLDDEDVAGVQARVRMYNADRNLLTKMQEVEFSIFGNVILRARDVMDKSGFLGGNGQLTRKKFVENIEGWDGFAVTEDLNMSIKLILDGHKIRFCPEAVVWQEAVPQWKPFFRQRVRWATGNLETLFVYLAPIIDAKIPLYKKIDSIQYLVFLLFTVFVMLGYIVAILNLGNIVRFAMEAPVIIGLISTVAFFPGVLLGIRRDKVGILRSLVRAVEYWAYCLYLIPLFFAAFIHMLTRKERRWAKTKHTGE